GGGCGGCGGCGTCACGGTGATCTGCGCCGAGTCGCGCTTGCCGCCGGCCTCGCCGATGACCCAAGCGGTACCCGCCTTGACGCCGATCACCGTGCCGGTGCCCGAGCCGCTCACGGTCGCGACGCTGGGGTCGGACGAGGTGAGGCGCACGATCCGCTGCCGGTGCGTGATCAACGCGCCGCTCTTCTCGAACGACTCGCCGGTGACCGGGACGCTGGCGCCCGCGGCGACGCTCGACGAGCCGAGCGTGACGCGCACGCGGTCGACGTTCGGCACGCCGGTGATCCACGAGCACCCCGCCAGCGCGAGGACGGCCGCGGCCGATGCGAGGGATCGCGCGACGCGCGGGCCGACCGTCCGCCGGCCACCGGCCGGCGAGGGGACCAAGTACCGCATGCTGCTCCGAAAGCTGAGGTGAGCCGTCCGTGGGCGCGACGCGGCCTCGCGACGCTGCGGCACGGCACGGCGCCGGCCGTCCGGGTGGACCCGGTCGGCGCGGCGGATCTGGCGTCTAGGTTAGTACGGCGCGGTGGCGGTCACAACGAGAAATGCGTGCCCCCGTGGCGGCGGTCACGGACCGCAGCACCCGCGTATACCCTCCCGAGAGGAGTATCGGCACCCGGCGGGCGTGGTGAAGCGGAGGACGGAACCGCGGAGGACGGAACGGCGGACGACGATGGGGCGTGAAACGGAAAGGCGGACCTTTCGAGCTTGACGCTCGGGGCCGGAGGGGCCGCCCTGTCGTCTCACGCCGTTCCGTCCTCCGCTTCACCGTCCTCCGCCGTTCCGTCCTCCGCCCCTTAGTTTCTGCCCCATGCAAGCCACCCCCGCCCCCGCCGCCCTCCTGCTCGTCGCCGCCGGCGGCGCCGCCGGGTCGGTCGCGCGCTTCCTGCTCACGCGGGCCCTCGCCGGGGCCTCGGCCGGGTTCCCGGTGGGGACGCTCGCCATCAACGTCGCCGGGTCGCTCCTGCTGGGCGTCGTGCTCGCCGCCGCGCCCGAGCGCCCCGACGCCGCCGCGCGCCTGCTGGTCGGCGTCGGCGTCTGCGGGGGCTTCACCACCTTCTCCGCCTTCAGCGCCGAGGTGGTCGCGCTGGCCGGACGCGGCGCGTACGCGCGCGCGGCGCTCTACGCGTCCGCCAGCGTCGTCCTCGGCGTCCTCGCGACCGTCGCCGGGCTCGCGCTCGGCCGCACGCTCGCGGGGCCGCGCTGATCCCGCCCGCTCGTTCCCGCTCCACCGTTCTCCGCATCGTCGTCGTCCGTCGTATCGTCCTCCGCCTCACCGTTCCCCGCCTCTCCGTTCTCCACCACCATGTCCCGCGACCTCGCCGCCTTCTTCGACGCCAACGCCGCGCGCGTGCGCGACGAGCTGTTCGACTTCCTGCGCATCCCCAGCGTCAGCGCGCGCTCGGAGCACGACGCCGACACGCGCCGCGCGGCGGCGTGGCTGCAGGGCGCGCTCGAGACGGTCGGGCTGCGCGCGGAGACCATCGACACGCCGGGCCACCCGATCGTGCTCGGCGAGCGGCGCGAGGCGGGCGCCGGGAAGCCCACGCTGCTGATCTACGGCCACTACGACGTGCAGCCCGCCGAGCCGCTGGAGCTGTGGGACTCGCCGGCGTTCGAGCCGACGATCCGCGACGGCAACGTCTACGCGCGCGGCAGCGTGGACGACAAGGGCCAGCTCTTCCTGCACGTGAAGGCGCTCGAAGCGCACCTCAAGGTGCGCGGCACGCTGCCGGTGAACGTCATCGTGCTGGCCGAGGGCGAGGAGGAGGTGGGGAGCGTCAACCTCGAGGCGTTCATCGAGGCGAACCGCGAGCGCCTGGCCTGCGACGCGGTCGTCATCTCCGACTCGGCGATGTTCGCGAAGGGGATCCCGTCGATCCTCTCGTCACTGCGCGGCATGGCGTACTTCCAGATCGACGTGCAGGGGCCCGCGGGCGACCTGCACTCGGGCAGCTACGGCGGCGCGGTCGTGAACCCGGCGATGGCGCTCGCGCGCATCCTCGCGACGATGCACGACGAGACGGGGAAGGTCGCGATCCCGGGCTTCTACGACGACGTGCGCCCGTTCCCCGACGCGGTGCGGGCGCAGATGCGCGGCCTCCCGTTCGACGAGGAGCACTTCCGCGCCGAGACGGGCGCGCCGGCGCTCGGCGGCGAGACGGGGTACACGGTGCTGGAGCGGCTGTGGACGCGTCCGACGTGCGAGGTGAACGGGCTGCTGAGCGGCTACACGGGCGAGGGCGCGAAGACGGTGCTCCCCGCGAAGGCGATGGCGAAGGTCAGCTGCCGCCTCGTGCCGGACCAGGACCCGAAGCGCATCGAGGCGCTGATGCAGGCGCACGTCGCGCGCGTCGCGCCGGCCGGTGTGACGGTGACCGCGACGCACCTCCACGGCGGCCGCCCCTGGCGCGCGGACCTCGGCGGGCCGCTGTTCGACGCGGCGAAGGTCGCGCTGGCCGAGGTGTTCGGCCGCGAGCCGGTGGTGACGGGCGAGGGCGGCTCGATCCCGGTCGTCGGCGACTTCGAGCGCGTGCTCGGCGCGCCGGTGCTGCTGGTCGGCTTCGGGCTGCCGGGCGAGAACGCGCACGCGCCGAACGAGTGGATGTCGTTGGAGAACTACGACAAGGGCATGCGCGCCATGGCGAGACTCTATGACGTCTACGGCGGGAGCCGATAAGGCGGAGAACGATACGGCGGAGGACGATACGGCGTGAAACGGAAAGGCGGACCCTGCGAGCTTGAAGCCTCAAGCCGAGGGGTCCGCCTTCTCGTTTCACGCTCCATCGTCTTCCGCGTCTTCGTCCTCCGCCGTTCCGTCCTCCGCCTTTCCGTGCGCTCAGAAGCGCCAGCGGCGCACCAGGAACAACCCCAGCGCATTCTTCGCCTCCACGTTCTCCGCCGGCGCCAGCGACGGCTCGGGCAGGAAGAAGCGGGGCTGCCACGCGGACTCCAGGCTGAAGCCCGGGAGACGCGCGAAGCGGTACTCGACGCGGAAGCCGGGGATCGGGGGCTTGCTCGTGTAGAACGCCGGCGTTGCCTGCAGGCCGACGAACAGCTGCCGGTTGAAGTACTTGCCGAACTCGATCTGCGTGCCCTTCAGCACCGTCTCGAGCCCGGAGAGCTCGACGAACTGCTCCGGCGGCAGGTCGGGGACCGGCGTGATGTTCAGCACGTCCGCGCCCAGCGAGCGGCCGAGGCGTGCCTCGCTCGCGTCCGCGAGCACGCCGAGCGCGACGCCGGCGAGCTGCTTGCTCGCGAGCGATGCCGTGGCGCCGATCGGCACGCCGCCCGACGAGCTGCCGGCCACGCTCGACCCGCCGACCTGCAGCAGCGAGCCGCTCTCGCTGCCGAACGCGAGGTAGCTGAGCAGGTCCGTCTGCGCGATGGGCGGCTGCGCGTCGCTCTCCAGCGCGATGCGCGGCGCCAGCACCGTCCCGCCGATCTGGATGCGGATCACGAGCGGCTCGCGCGCCGCCTGCTTCACCTCGTACTCGGCCGTGATCTGCAGGTTCGGGTTCAGCTCCTGCGAGCCGACGAACGTCGCCGAGCCGCGCTTCACCTGGAAGCGCTTGCTGAGGAAGGTGTACTGGCCGCGCTCCGTGACGACGATGCCGTCGAGCACGATCGCCTGCTTCGCGCGGTCCACGCGCAGCCGCAGGTCGCCGTCGCTGTAGACCTCGACGTTCGCCTCGCGCGAGCGCACCCACGTGTCGCGGTCGACGCCGACGAACAGGTCCATGCGCAGGTTCTCGAGCAGCGGCGACTGCGCGGGGATCAGCTCCCCGACGTCGAGGCGCGTCGTGTCGATGACCGCGAACACCGCCGGGTCGCCCGCCTTCAGCACCTGCTTCTTGTCCGACTCCGGCACGTAGATCACGCCGCCCAGCACGCGCGCGCCGCCGCTCACGAACACGCGGTCGAACGGGCCGTACATCGAGATCTGCGCGCTCGCGTCCACGCGCCCCTGCTCGTTGTCCAGCACGCGGGCGCGGTCGGCGATCAGCCGCACGTCGAACGACGGCTTGGTCGCGTCCGCGATGCCGATGCCGCCGCGGATCGCCAGCGGCCCGCGGCGCCGCGTCATCGTGTAGCCGACGATCGAGTCGATCACCACCGTGTCGCCGCGCAGGTGCACCGTGCCCAGCGCGTCGCGCAGCTGCGTGCCCGTCGCCGTCAGCCGCAGCGACGCGTCGGCGAGCTGCAGGTCGCCCGTGGCGACGGGCTTCTTCAGCGGGCCGCGCACCGACAGCGTGCCGGCCGCCGTGCCGCGCACGTCCGACACCGCGTCGGTGAAGCGCGACGCCAGGTCGAGCGGCAGCGAGTCGAGGCGCGCGTCCACCGTGACCTGCGCGTTCTCCGCCAGCCGCGGACCCGTGACGCCCTGCAGCGCGAGGTTGATCGGCAGCGAGCCCGTGGCCGTCAGCACCGGCCGCGGCCCGCGCGTCACCTCGGCGTTCCCGCGCAGGCGCGCGTCCGCGTAGTCCACCGTGGCGCGGATGTCGGGCACCTCGGTGCCGCGGTACTGCGCGCCGGCGACCGTCGCCGTGCCCCTGATGACGGGCGCCGCGGCCGTGCCCTGCAGCGTCGCGTCGAGCGACACGCGGCCGGTCATCGCGACGTCGCTCTGCACGAGGCCGAGCGCGTCGCCGATCTCGAAGTCGCGCACGGCGACGCGCAGGTCGGCGGGACCGGTCGTCGGCAGCTTGCCGTCCACGAACAGGCGGCCCGTCGCGCCGTTGGTGAGCTCGATCGTCTCGACCTCGATCCCCGGCTGGCCCCAGCGCACGGCGCCCGGCCGCGTCGCGGCCCACAGCGTCGAGTCGAAGCGCAGGCGCAGCTGCGAGAACGTCGCCTCGCGGCGGTCGGGGAAGATCGCGTAGTCGGCGCGCAGGTCGTACGAGCGGCCGACGTCCTGGAACACCGCGACGACGCCGGTGCCGCTGCTCGTGCCCACCGCGTCGGGGCGCCACGTGGCGCGCGCGTCCACGCTGTCGAGCGCGAAGCCGCTGACCCGCACCGAGTCCGCCACCGCGGCGACGGCGAGCGCGCTGCCCGGCGTGCGCGCGCCGAGCCAGTTGTACGCGACGCGCGCGCGGCCGACCTGGTTGCCCAGCGCGACCAGCTGCGTGGCGCCCGCGCGGCCGCGCAGGTCGAAGTTCTCGATCGAGCCGCTGATGCGCCCCGCCGCGAACACGGAGCCCGAGAGCGAGTCCTTGGGGATGCTGGGCGCGGTGTCGACCGTCACGCGCGGCACCGGCGCCGAGTCGCCCGCGGCCACCGCCACCATCGTGCGGCGCGCCCGCGCGGCCGAGTCGGCGCGCGCCTTCGCGAGCTGCTGTGCTGCGAGCAGCGGGCGCGGCGCGACGGCGCCCGTGTCGCGCGGCAGGTAGCGCGCGATCGCCGGCAGCGAGTCGATCGCGATGCGGTAGTCGAGCGTGCCGCTGCGCGTCCCCGTGAGGCCGAACGAGCCCCGCAGGTCGGCCGCGGTGCCCGGCGCGCGCACGGTGAACGTGTCCACCTGCGCGATGCCCTGCGCGGCGCGCAGCCGGATGCGCGACGAGTCGACCGCGATCGTGTCGATGGTGCTGGTCGTGATGTCCGCGGCGACGGTGCTGGTGAGCGTCGCCGGGTCGGTGCCGCGCCCGCGCGCGGCGAAGCGGCCCGTGAGCGACGTGCGCGGCGCCTTCGCCACCACCGCGTTGGCGTTGAACAGCGTCGTCGTCACCAGCATGTCGTAGCCGATGACGCCCGTCAGGTCGAGCTGCCCGCGCGCCGAGAAGGCGCCGCCGTCGCTCAGCCGCAGCGACGAGGCGACGCGCAGGTCGTCCATCGTGCCGGTGAGGCGGATCGGGCCGCTCGCCGTGCCGCGCAGCCCCGCGGCCGGCGCGAAGCGGCCGACGGTGACGAGCGAGAGCGGACGCGCCGTGACGTCGACGTCGAACCAGGGCGCGGCGCGGCGCGGGCCGTCGGCGGCCGTGCGGCGGCGCGCGTCGTCGCGCAGCGGGGCGGGGGAGGTCGTCGCCACGGTGCGCGTCGGCGGCGCGGGCGCGCGCGCCGGCCGGTCGGCGCGGCCGAGCGCCACCGCCGCCCGTCCCGTCAGGCGCGAGCGCGCGCCGCGGTCCAGGTGCGTGAGGTCGAGCGACGACGCGGTGAGCCGCGTGTCCGTGGACCCGTCGAGCGTCGCGACGCCGGTGAGCGTGCCGTGCACCGGCAGGTCGTCGACGAACAGCCGCGCGAGATCGACCTGCATCGGCGCCAGCTGCACGCGCATCCCCTTCGCGCGTACGACGCCCTCGCCCGTGCCGATCTCGCCGACGGCGACGACGCGGCTGCGGCCCGTGCGCGGGTCGTCGAACGTCACGTCGCCGTCCAGCTGCAGCGCCGACAGCGCGCCGTCCGCCGCCAGCCGCCCGCCGAGGATGCCGTGGCGCGGGACCTCGACGTTCGGCGCGAGCCGCTCGATGAGCCGCGTGTCGAGCTTCGTGAAGACGACCGCCGTCGAGTCGAAGGTCACGGGCGCGGTGCCCGCGGTGTCGCTGAGGACCAGCGCGACCCGCCCGCGCACCGTCGTCTCGCCGGTGCGCAGGTCGAGCGCGTCGAAGCGGTAGCCCTGCGACCGCTCCGCCAGCGCGATGGTGAAGTCGGAGGTCGCCGTGCCGTCCGGCAGGTCGGGCAGGATGAAGCGCACGTCCGCCAGCGACACCGGCGTGCCGCGCCCGCCAAGGCGCAGGTCGTCGGTCCTGAGGTCGTAGCGCCCGCTGAGCGTGGCGCGCGAGTCGGGCATGACCGCGAGCACGTTGCGCCACCAGACCGAGTCGCTCGAGATCTCCACGGCGCCCCGCGCCTGCCGCACGACGGCCGCGGGCGGGCGGAAGGGGAGCGCGACGACGCGCAGCGAGTCGATCTCGAAGCGACGCGACGCGAAGTCTGGGTGCGCGATGCGGAGGAGCGGGAAGCGGCCGTTCAGCTCGCGGTAGTCCTGCACGCGCTGGTAGCCGCCCGGGACGCGCTCGACCAGCGCGCGGCTCGCGCTGTCCAGCGCCGCGGCGATCGTGCTGTCGCGCGCGTTGCCGACGATCGAGCTGTCCGGCGACCACGGCGTGCGCACCGTCACCCGCCCGTCGACCACGCGCACCGCGCGCAGCACGAGGTAGTCGCCCCAGCCCGGCGCGGTGCTCGTGTCGACCTTGGTGGTGTCGCGCGGGAAGATGCGCTCCCAGTTCCACTGCTCCCCCGGCCGGCGGTCGAGCACGATGACCGGGCGCCAGAGCGCGACGTCGGACAGCTCGACCTTCTTCGAGAAGAAGGAGCGCAGCCCGTAGCGCGTGCTGACCGAGTCGACGCGGAGGAACGGGTTGCCGGCCGAGTCGGCGATCGCGACGTCGTGCGCCGTGATCCCCTTCAGCAGGTTGCCCGAGATGCGGCCGAGCTGGAAGCGCCCGTGCACGGTGTTCGCGAGCGCGGCGACGACGCGGCGGCGCAGCTGCTCGCGCCCCCAGTCGGTGTTGCTCACCACGAGCACGAGCGCGACCGCGACGGCGATCAGCAGGAGGAGCAGCCCCGCGATCCAGGCCGCGACGCGCCGGCCGCGGTGGTGCGGGTGGGCCGCGCGCTCGTGCGGGCCCGGCTCGGGCGACGGCTCGCCGTTGGCGTCGTCGCGGATGGTTGGCGGTGCGTGCGCCATCAGAACGCCTCGCCGATGGAGAGGTGGAGCGTGATGCGGTTCAGGAAGCCGCGGATGCCGGTCGCGCCGCTGCGCGGATAGATGCGGCAGCCCGGCGCGCCCTCGCCGCTGCAGCTGCGGTCGGGCGACAGGTCGAGCAGGCGCCGGCCGGTCGAGTCGTCCACCTGCGTCACGACGGCGAGCGGCTCCTGCAGCGTCGGGCGGAAGCCCATGTCCACGCGCACCGGGCCGACGGGCGACAGGTAGCGCACGCCGACGCCCGGCGTCAGCGCCGCGGTGCCGCTGCCGAGGTCGCGCAGCGTCCGCTCGCCGAGCATCGCGCCGTCGAGGAAGACGGCGCCCCAGATCTGTCGCCAGATCGGGAGGCGCACCTCGACGTTCCCCTCGAGCAGCGTCGTGCCGCCGAGCGGTCGCGGGATGAAGCGGTCGTCGGCGATCTCGTTGCGGCGCTGCGCGAAGCAGTCGACGAGCGACGTCGGCGCGGGGCAGGCGTAGGCGGACTGCTTCACGCCCGCGATGGTCGTGTCGCGCCGCCCGCGGATGTCGTCGGGCGAGACCGTCAGCACGCGCGGGCCGAGCTGGTTCTCGCCGAAGCCGCGGACGCTCTGCGAGCCGCCGGCGTAGAAGCGCTTGCGCGGGTGCAGGATCTGCCCGCCGTCGTCCATCCCGCTCGGCACGCCCACCGCGGCGTTGGTGCCCGGGAGCGCGTCCACCCAGCCGCCGCGCGCGCGGAGCGCCAGGATGCTGCGGCGGAAGGGGAGGCGGCGGTAGGTGGAGCCCTCGGCGGTGACGCGGTTGTAGCGGAAGTCCGAGAAGCTGATGCGCGACGCGTGCTCGGCCTCGAAGCGCGCGAGCGTGCCGCGGGTCGGGAAGAGCGGGTCGTCGGCGCGGTTGATGTTGGCGGTGAGCGCCAGCGGCGAGAGCCGCTGCTGGCCGCGCAGCGCCTCGATCGTGCCGTCGTCGCAGACGCCGTAGTTGACGCAGAAGTAGACGTCGCCCGCCTCGACGCGGCTGATCTCGAAGCGGTAGGTCCCGCTGGCCGGCACGTCCTCGCTGAGCTGGCGCGTGAAGGCGACGTTGGCGCCCTGGCCGCGGTCGACGAACACGCCCGGCGAGCTGCGGCGGTGCACGAACAGCCCCGCGCCGAGCGTGTTGCGCGGGGAGCCGAACCAGCGCTGCCGCAGGTCGATG
This Roseisolibacter agri DNA region includes the following protein-coding sequences:
- the crcB gene encoding fluoride efflux transporter CrcB, whose translation is MQATPAPAALLLVAAGGAAGSVARFLLTRALAGASAGFPVGTLAINVAGSLLLGVVLAAAPERPDAAARLLVGVGVCGGFTTFSAFSAEVVALAGRGAYARAALYASASVVLGVLATVAGLALGRTLAGPR
- a CDS encoding dipeptidase, whose protein sequence is MSRDLAAFFDANAARVRDELFDFLRIPSVSARSEHDADTRRAAAWLQGALETVGLRAETIDTPGHPIVLGERREAGAGKPTLLIYGHYDVQPAEPLELWDSPAFEPTIRDGNVYARGSVDDKGQLFLHVKALEAHLKVRGTLPVNVIVLAEGEEEVGSVNLEAFIEANRERLACDAVVISDSAMFAKGIPSILSSLRGMAYFQIDVQGPAGDLHSGSYGGAVVNPAMALARILATMHDETGKVAIPGFYDDVRPFPDAVRAQMRGLPFDEEHFRAETGAPALGGETGYTVLERLWTRPTCEVNGLLSGYTGEGAKTVLPAKAMAKVSCRLVPDQDPKRIEALMQAHVARVAPAGVTVTATHLHGGRPWRADLGGPLFDAAKVALAEVFGREPVVTGEGGSIPVVGDFERVLGAPVLLVGFGLPGENAHAPNEWMSLENYDKGMRAMARLYDVYGGSR
- a CDS encoding translocation/assembly module TamB domain-containing protein, giving the protein MAHAPPTIRDDANGEPSPEPGPHERAAHPHHRGRRVAAWIAGLLLLLIAVAVALVLVVSNTDWGREQLRRRVVAALANTVHGRFQLGRISGNLLKGITAHDVAIADSAGNPFLRVDSVSTRYGLRSFFSKKVELSDVALWRPVIVLDRRPGEQWNWERIFPRDTTKVDTSTAPGWGDYLVLRAVRVVDGRVTVRTPWSPDSSIVGNARDSTIAAALDSASRALVERVPGGYQRVQDYRELNGRFPLLRIAHPDFASRRFEIDSLRVVALPFRPPAAVVRQARGAVEISSDSVWWRNVLAVMPDSRATLSGRYDLRTDDLRLGGRGTPVSLADVRFILPDLPDGTATSDFTIALAERSQGYRFDALDLRTGETTVRGRVALVLSDTAGTAPVTFDSTAVVFTKLDTRLIERLAPNVEVPRHGILGGRLAADGALSALQLDGDVTFDDPRTGRSRVVAVGEIGTGEGVVRAKGMRVQLAPMQVDLARLFVDDLPVHGTLTGVATLDGSTDTRLTASSLDLTHLDRGARSRLTGRAAVALGRADRPARAPAPPTRTVATTSPAPLRDDARRRTAADGPRRAAPWFDVDVTARPLSLVTVGRFAPAAGLRGTASGPIRLTGTMDDLRVASSLRLSDGGAFSARGQLDLTGVIGYDMLVTTTLFNANAVVAKAPRTSLTGRFAARGRGTDPATLTSTVAADITTSTIDTIAVDSSRIRLRAAQGIAQVDTFTVRAPGTAADLRGSFGLTGTRSGTLDYRIAIDSLPAIARYLPRDTGAVAPRPLLAAQQLAKARADSAARARRTMVAVAAGDSAPVPRVTVDTAPSIPKDSLSGSVFAAGRISGSIENFDLRGRAGATQLVALGNQVGRARVAYNWLGARTPGSALAVAAVADSVRVSGFALDSVDARATWRPDAVGTSSGTGVVAVFQDVGRSYDLRADYAIFPDRREATFSQLRLRFDSTLWAATRPGAVRWGQPGIEVETIELTNGATGRLFVDGKLPTTGPADLRVAVRDFEIGDALGLVQSDVAMTGRVSLDATLQGTAAAPVIRGTATVAGAQYRGTEVPDIRATVDYADARLRGNAEVTRGPRPVLTATGSLPINLALQGVTGPRLAENAQVTVDARLDSLPLDLASRFTDAVSDVRGTAAGTLSVRGPLKKPVATGDLQLADASLRLTATGTQLRDALGTVHLRGDTVVIDSIVGYTMTRRRGPLAIRGGIGIADATKPSFDVRLIADRARVLDNEQGRVDASAQISMYGPFDRVFVSGGARVLGGVIYVPESDKKQVLKAGDPAVFAVIDTTRLDVGELIPAQSPLLENLRMDLFVGVDRDTWVRSREANVEVYSDGDLRLRVDRAKQAIVLDGIVVTERGQYTFLSKRFQVKRGSATFVGSQELNPNLQITAEYEVKQAAREPLVIRIQIGGTVLAPRIALESDAQPPIAQTDLLSYLAFGSESGSLLQVGGSSVAGSSSGGVPIGATASLASKQLAGVALGVLADASEARLGRSLGADVLNITPVPDLPPEQFVELSGLETVLKGTQIEFGKYFNRQLFVGLQATPAFYTSKPPIPGFRVEYRFARLPGFSLESAWQPRFFLPEPSLAPAENVEAKNALGLFLVRRWRF